Proteins co-encoded in one Streptomyces sp. JH34 genomic window:
- a CDS encoding MDR family MFS transporter: protein MAEPKKAAAGPAEPRTRSIRVVVLALMITMLLAMLDNLIVGTAMPTIVGDLGGLEHLSWVVTAYTLATAASTPIWGKLGDLYGRKGIFLTSIVVFLIGSVLSGMAQDMGQLIGFRAVQGLGAGGLMVGVMAILGDLVPPRERGKYQGMMAGVMAVAMIGGPLVGGAITDHLGWRWSFYINLPLGVVALAMVTVVLHLPHKERSKAKIDYLGAALLTVGITAIVLVTTWGGSEYAWSSAVIMELIALGVASLVGFVLVETRAAEPIMPLHIFRSRNFTLMSVVGFMAGFVMFGAVLFLPLYQQTVQGASATNSGLLLLPMLLSMMVVSLVAGRVTTSTGKYKIFPILGSILMVAGLFLLATMDTGTTRFTSGVYMAVLGAGMGFLMQITMLVAQNSVELKDMGVASSATTLFRTLGSSFGVAIMGALFTGRVQDEMAGHGGGGVTGKSAQLDASSLAKLPDAVREAYEYAVASGTHIAFLVGGSVAVVALVAALFVKEVPLRGTAKPETPEDGAAAPGRPAAMESQAV, encoded by the coding sequence ATGGCGGAACCGAAGAAGGCGGCGGCCGGCCCGGCCGAGCCGCGCACACGAAGCATCAGGGTGGTGGTGCTCGCCCTGATGATCACGATGCTGCTGGCCATGCTCGACAACCTCATCGTCGGCACCGCGATGCCGACGATCGTCGGCGACCTGGGCGGCCTGGAGCATCTGTCCTGGGTGGTCACGGCCTACACCCTGGCCACCGCGGCCTCCACCCCCATCTGGGGAAAGCTCGGCGACCTGTACGGACGCAAGGGCATCTTCCTCACGTCCATCGTGGTCTTCCTGATCGGCTCGGTGCTGAGCGGAATGGCCCAGGACATGGGCCAGCTGATCGGATTCCGCGCGGTCCAGGGTCTCGGAGCCGGCGGTCTGATGGTCGGTGTCATGGCCATCCTCGGTGACCTCGTGCCTCCCCGGGAGCGCGGCAAGTACCAGGGCATGATGGCCGGAGTGATGGCGGTCGCCATGATCGGCGGACCGCTGGTCGGCGGCGCGATCACCGACCACCTGGGCTGGCGCTGGAGCTTCTACATCAACCTCCCGCTGGGCGTGGTCGCGCTGGCGATGGTCACCGTGGTGCTGCACCTGCCCCACAAGGAGCGCTCGAAGGCGAAGATCGACTACCTGGGCGCCGCGCTCCTCACCGTAGGCATCACCGCGATCGTGCTGGTCACCACCTGGGGCGGTTCGGAGTACGCCTGGAGCTCGGCCGTGATCATGGAGCTCATCGCGCTCGGCGTGGCCTCCCTCGTCGGCTTCGTCCTAGTCGAGACCAGGGCAGCCGAACCGATCATGCCGCTGCACATCTTCCGCAGCCGCAACTTCACCCTGATGTCGGTGGTCGGCTTCATGGCCGGCTTCGTGATGTTCGGAGCGGTGCTCTTCCTTCCGCTCTACCAGCAGACGGTCCAGGGCGCGTCCGCCACCAACTCCGGACTGCTGCTCCTGCCGATGCTGCTCTCGATGATGGTCGTCTCGCTCGTGGCGGGCCGGGTCACCACGAGTACCGGCAAGTACAAGATCTTCCCGATCCTGGGCAGCATCCTCATGGTCGCGGGCCTGTTCCTCCTCGCCACCATGGACACCGGCACCACGCGCTTCACCTCGGGCGTCTACATGGCTGTGCTCGGTGCGGGGATGGGCTTCCTGATGCAGATCACGATGCTCGTCGCGCAGAACAGCGTCGAGCTCAAGGACATGGGCGTCGCCTCGTCCGCGACCACCCTCTTCCGCACACTCGGCAGCTCCTTCGGGGTCGCGATCATGGGCGCGCTGTTCACCGGTCGCGTGCAGGACGAGATGGCGGGGCACGGTGGCGGCGGGGTGACGGGGAAGTCCGCGCAGCTGGACGCCTCCAGCCTGGCGAAACTGCCCGACGCCGTGCGTGAGGCGTACGAGTACGCCGTGGCCTCGGGGACGCACATCGCGTTCCTGGTGGGCGGCTCGGTGGCGGTGGTGGCCCTGGTGGCGGCGCTGTTCGTCAAGGAGGTCCCGCTGCGCGGCACGGCGAAGCCGGAGACACCCGAGGACGGCGCCGCGGCGCCGGGCAGGCCCGCGGCGATGGAGTCGCAGGCCGTCTGA
- the cseC gene encoding two-component system sensor histidine kinase CseC, whose translation MRRLALRTGVRWKISIAIAAVGALIALTLSLVVHNAARVSMLENAREVQLERLLFAQRLYEAGNTQKPSPKFGAKINDPALPDSLRGQTRENRRATHVDDYGDGVPDVWAAVPLANGDVLSLHTRFADRSSMIMGDLDRALVIGSVSVVFGGCALGVLIGGQLSRRLRKAAAAAGKVAQGNTEVRVREAVGGVVRDETDELARAVDALTDALNERIEAERRVTADIAHELRTPVTGLLTAAELLPPGRPTELVRDRAQAMRTLVEDVLEVARLDSASERAELQELPLGEFVSRRIRLLDPEITVRVLHESWVSTDPRRLERILGNLLGNAAKHGAGPVEVTVEGRVVRVRDHGPGFPEALLREGPSRFRTGSSDRAGRGHGLGLTIAAGQARVLGARLTFRNAGPAGGTGGAVAVLWLPEHAPTNTGSFPVLQPGTG comes from the coding sequence ATGAGGAGACTGGCCTTGCGGACCGGGGTCCGCTGGAAGATCAGCATCGCGATCGCCGCCGTCGGCGCTCTCATCGCGCTGACGCTGAGCCTCGTCGTGCACAACGCGGCCCGCGTCTCGATGCTCGAGAACGCCCGTGAGGTGCAGCTGGAACGGCTGCTGTTCGCGCAGCGGCTGTACGAGGCGGGGAACACGCAGAAGCCGTCCCCGAAATTCGGCGCCAAGATCAACGACCCGGCCCTGCCGGACAGCCTGCGCGGGCAGACCCGGGAGAACCGGCGCGCCACCCACGTCGACGATTACGGGGACGGGGTTCCCGACGTCTGGGCGGCCGTGCCGCTCGCCAACGGCGACGTCCTGTCGCTGCACACCCGGTTCGCCGACCGCAGCTCCATGATCATGGGCGACCTCGACCGGGCCCTGGTCATCGGCTCGGTCTCGGTCGTCTTCGGCGGCTGCGCACTGGGCGTCCTGATCGGCGGCCAGCTGTCCCGGAGGCTGCGCAAGGCAGCCGCGGCGGCGGGCAAGGTCGCCCAGGGCAACACGGAGGTACGCGTACGGGAGGCCGTCGGCGGGGTCGTGCGGGACGAGACCGACGAACTGGCCCGGGCCGTGGACGCGCTCACGGACGCGTTGAACGAGCGCATCGAGGCGGAGCGCCGGGTGACCGCCGACATCGCCCATGAGCTGCGCACCCCGGTGACCGGGCTGCTCACCGCGGCCGAGCTGCTGCCCCCGGGGCGGCCGACGGAGCTCGTACGGGACCGGGCCCAGGCCATGCGGACCCTGGTCGAGGACGTCCTGGAGGTGGCCAGGCTGGACAGCGCCTCGGAGCGGGCCGAGCTGCAGGAGCTGCCGCTCGGTGAATTCGTCAGCCGGCGCATCCGGCTGCTGGACCCGGAGATCACGGTGCGCGTGCTGCACGAGTCCTGGGTGTCCACCGATCCGCGGCGGCTGGAACGCATCCTGGGCAACCTGCTGGGCAACGCCGCCAAGCACGGCGCCGGCCCGGTCGAGGTCACGGTGGAGGGCCGGGTGGTCCGGGTCCGCGACCACGGGCCCGGCTTCCCCGAGGCGCTGCTGCGGGAAGGGCCGAGCCGGTTCCGTACCGGCAGCAGCGACAGGGCCGGGCGCGGCCACGGTCTCGGCCTGACCATCGCCGCCGGGCAGGCGCGGGTCCTAGGGGCCAGGCTGACCTTCCGCAACGCGGGCCCCGCCGGCGGCACGGGCGGGGCGGTCGCCGTGCTGTGGCTGCCCGAGCACGCGCCGACGAACACCGGAAGCTTCCCGGTGCTGCAGCCGGGAACGGGCTGA
- the cseB gene encoding two-component system response regulator CseB, with product MAETHVLFVEDDDVIREATQLALERVGFTVTAVPDGLQGLEAFRADRPDIALLDVMVPGLDGVSLCRRIRDESTVPVIMLSARADAIDVVLGLEAGADDYVTKPFDGAVLVARIRAVLRRFGHAAGAGAGAPAPAGGAQDKASGMLVFGDVEIDTEGMEVRREGAHVSLTPTEMRLLLEFSTAPGTVLSRDKLLERVWDYGWGGDTRVVDVHVQRLRTKIGQDRIETVRGFGYKLRA from the coding sequence ATGGCCGAGACCCATGTCCTCTTCGTCGAGGACGACGACGTCATCCGTGAGGCCACCCAGCTCGCGCTGGAGCGGGTGGGCTTCACCGTCACCGCGGTACCCGACGGCCTGCAGGGCCTGGAGGCTTTCCGGGCGGACCGTCCCGACATCGCGCTGCTGGACGTGATGGTCCCCGGCCTGGACGGTGTCAGCCTGTGCCGGCGCATCCGCGACGAGTCGACGGTGCCCGTGATCATGCTGTCGGCCCGGGCCGACGCGATCGACGTGGTGCTGGGGCTGGAGGCCGGGGCCGACGACTACGTCACCAAGCCGTTCGACGGGGCGGTGCTCGTCGCCCGCATCCGCGCCGTACTGCGCCGCTTCGGCCATGCCGCCGGTGCGGGGGCCGGCGCCCCCGCACCGGCGGGCGGGGCGCAGGACAAGGCGAGCGGGATGCTGGTCTTCGGCGACGTGGAGATCGACACCGAGGGCATGGAGGTCCGCCGGGAGGGCGCGCACGTGAGTCTGACGCCCACGGAGATGCGCCTGCTGCTGGAGTTCTCGACGGCGCCGGGCACGGTCCTCTCCCGCGACAAGCTCCTGGAGCGGGTCTGGGACTACGGCTGGGGCGGGGACACCCGCGTCGTCGACGTCCATGTGCAGCGGCTGCGTACCAAGATCGGGCAGGACCGGATCGAGACGGTCCGCGGCTTCGGCTACAAGCTGCGCGCATGA
- a CDS encoding SigE family RNA polymerase sigma factor: MAQSEVLGFEEYVRTRQDALLRSARRLVPDPVDAQDLLQTALVRTFGRWDGIADKSLADAYLRRVMINTRTEWWRARKLDEVPTEQLPDASVDDGAEQRADRALLIDVLGVLAPKQRSVVVLRHWEQMSTEETAAALGMSAGTVKSTLHRALARLRQELEDRAARSREAEDTPARIPAQRNRRHDERGRERCAA, encoded by the coding sequence ATGGCGCAGAGCGAGGTGCTCGGCTTCGAGGAGTACGTACGGACCCGGCAGGACGCGCTGCTGCGCAGCGCCCGCCGGCTGGTCCCCGATCCCGTGGACGCGCAGGACCTGCTGCAGACCGCGCTGGTCCGCACCTTCGGCCGCTGGGACGGCATCGCCGACAAGTCGCTCGCCGACGCGTATCTGCGTCGCGTCATGATCAACACGCGTACGGAGTGGTGGCGGGCCCGCAAGCTCGACGAGGTACCCACCGAGCAGCTCCCCGACGCGAGCGTCGACGACGGTGCCGAGCAGCGCGCGGACCGCGCCCTGCTCATCGACGTCCTCGGCGTACTGGCTCCGAAGCAGCGCAGCGTCGTCGTGCTGCGACACTGGGAGCAGATGAGCACGGAGGAGACGGCCGCTGCGCTCGGGATGTCCGCCGGCACGGTGAAGAGCACGCTGCACCGTGCCCTCGCACGCCTGCGCCAGGAGCTGGAGGACCGTGCCGCCCGGAGCCGTGAGGCCGAGGACACACCGGCGCGGATCCCCGCGCAGCGGAACAGGCGTCATGACGAGCGGGGGCGGGAGCGGTGCGCGGCCTGA
- a CDS encoding A/G-specific adenine glycosylase, producing the protein MTATTATQTPPASLHTPVIGWFEQHARDLPWRRPEAGAWGVMVSEFMLQQTPVNRVLPVYEQWMARWPRPADLAADAPGEAVRVWGRLGYPRRALRLHGAAQAITERHGGDVPSEHGQLLALPGIGEYTAAAVASFAYGQRHAVLDTNVRRVFARAATGIQYPPNATTAAERKLARTLLPEEEGRAASWAAATMELGALVCTAKSEDCTRCPIAEQCAWRLAGKPAHQGPPRRGQTYAGTDRQVRGRLLAVLRDAVTPVPQSALDAVWEEPVQRARALDGLVADGLVEPLANGRYRLPLT; encoded by the coding sequence TGGTTCGAGCAGCACGCCCGCGATCTGCCCTGGCGCCGCCCCGAAGCAGGTGCCTGGGGTGTGATGGTGAGCGAGTTCATGCTGCAGCAGACCCCGGTGAACCGGGTCCTCCCGGTCTACGAACAGTGGATGGCCCGCTGGCCGCGCCCCGCGGACCTCGCCGCCGACGCACCCGGGGAAGCCGTCCGCGTCTGGGGCCGGCTCGGCTACCCCCGGCGCGCGCTACGGCTCCACGGAGCGGCGCAGGCAATAACGGAACGGCACGGCGGGGATGTGCCGAGCGAGCACGGCCAGTTGCTCGCACTGCCCGGGATCGGGGAGTACACGGCCGCGGCCGTGGCCTCGTTCGCGTACGGGCAGCGCCACGCCGTGCTGGACACGAACGTCCGCAGGGTGTTCGCCAGGGCCGCCACCGGCATCCAGTACCCGCCGAACGCGACCACCGCGGCCGAGCGCAAGCTCGCCCGTACCCTGCTCCCGGAGGAGGAGGGCCGCGCGGCGAGCTGGGCGGCGGCCACGATGGAGCTCGGCGCGCTCGTGTGCACCGCGAAGAGCGAGGACTGCACGCGGTGCCCGATCGCCGAGCAGTGCGCCTGGCGGCTGGCGGGCAAGCCCGCCCACCAGGGCCCGCCCCGACGTGGCCAGACCTACGCCGGCACGGACCGGCAGGTGCGGGGGCGGTTGCTCGCGGTGCTGCGCGACGCCGTCACCCCGGTGCCGCAGTCCGCGCTGGACGCGGTGTGGGAGGAGCCCGTGCAGCGGGCGCGTGCCCTGGACGGGCTCGTCGCCGACGGCCTGGTCGAACCCCTCGCGAACGGCCGCTACCGGCTTCCCCTGACCTGA